A window of Clavibacter michiganensis contains these coding sequences:
- a CDS encoding ABC transporter ATP-binding protein yields MSMDSVAWSSLYKISSAQDGSRGISRESVKRIMTFAVPYRAKLLVFIGLSVVGAFLAVATPVLAGQVVDVIVARGETATIIRLAVVIALVAVADAAVSLVTRWFSARIGEGVILDLRTAVFDHVQRMPIAFFTRTRTGALVSRLNNDVIGAQQAFSGTLSGVVTNVVALILTLIVMLSTSWLVTVLAVIMLPVFLVPARRMGGRLAALRREAADHNSAMSTQMTERFSAPGATLVKLFGRPDEESAEFRVRAARVRDIGVRTAMLQFVFVTALMLVSALALALVYGLGGALALGGQLDTGEVVTLALLLTRLYAPLTSLANARVEIMSAVVSFERVFEVLDLEPLIQEKPDAVTVPDGPVAVEFDDVRFAYPSADKVSLASLEEVSTLDTRGGEEVLHGVSFRIEPGQTVALVGTSGAGKSTIAQLLSRLYDVDSGAVRLAETDVRDVTFASMRHTLGMVTQDGHLFHETILSNLRLARPEATDDEVWDAVRRARLEPLIRSLPDQLDTMVGERGYRLSGGERQRMTIARLLLAQPRVVILDEATAALDSTSEAAVQAALSEALEGRTALVIAHRLSTIRDADLILVVEDGAIVQRGTHEELLAAGGRYEELHRTQFAVQKAVAADAESALG; encoded by the coding sequence ATGAGCATGGACAGCGTCGCCTGGAGCTCGCTCTACAAGATCTCGAGCGCGCAGGACGGGTCGCGCGGCATCTCCCGCGAGTCCGTGAAGCGGATCATGACGTTCGCCGTGCCGTACCGGGCGAAGCTGCTCGTCTTCATCGGGCTGTCCGTCGTCGGCGCGTTCCTCGCGGTGGCGACGCCGGTGCTCGCCGGCCAGGTGGTCGACGTCATCGTCGCCCGGGGCGAGACCGCCACGATCATCCGCCTGGCCGTCGTCATCGCGCTCGTGGCCGTGGCCGACGCCGCCGTGTCGCTCGTGACGCGCTGGTTCTCGGCGCGCATCGGCGAGGGCGTGATCCTCGACCTCCGCACCGCCGTGTTCGACCACGTGCAGAGGATGCCCATCGCGTTCTTCACCCGCACGCGCACCGGCGCCCTCGTGAGCCGCCTCAACAACGACGTGATCGGCGCGCAGCAGGCCTTCAGCGGCACGCTGTCGGGCGTGGTCACGAACGTCGTGGCGCTGATCCTCACCCTCATCGTCATGCTCAGCACGTCGTGGCTCGTGACGGTGCTCGCGGTGATCATGCTGCCCGTGTTCCTGGTGCCCGCGCGCCGCATGGGCGGCCGCCTCGCCGCGCTGCGCCGCGAGGCCGCCGACCACAACTCCGCGATGAGCACGCAGATGACCGAGCGCTTCTCGGCGCCCGGCGCCACCCTCGTGAAGCTGTTCGGCCGTCCCGACGAGGAGTCCGCGGAGTTCCGCGTCCGCGCCGCCCGCGTCCGCGACATCGGGGTCCGCACCGCGATGCTCCAGTTCGTCTTCGTCACCGCGCTGATGCTCGTCTCCGCGCTCGCCCTGGCGCTCGTCTACGGGCTCGGCGGCGCCCTCGCGCTCGGCGGCCAGCTGGACACCGGCGAGGTCGTCACCCTGGCGCTCCTCCTCACCCGCCTCTACGCGCCGCTCACCAGCCTCGCGAACGCGCGGGTCGAGATCATGAGCGCGGTGGTCAGCTTCGAGCGGGTCTTCGAGGTGCTGGACCTCGAGCCGCTCATCCAGGAGAAGCCCGACGCCGTCACCGTCCCCGATGGCCCGGTGGCGGTCGAGTTCGACGACGTCCGCTTCGCCTACCCGTCGGCCGACAAGGTGTCGCTGGCGTCCCTCGAGGAGGTCTCCACGCTCGACACCCGCGGCGGCGAGGAGGTGCTGCACGGCGTGTCCTTCCGCATCGAGCCGGGGCAGACCGTCGCGCTCGTCGGCACGTCAGGCGCCGGCAAGTCCACGATCGCGCAGCTCCTCTCGCGCCTGTACGACGTCGACAGCGGTGCCGTGCGGCTCGCGGAGACCGACGTGCGCGACGTCACCTTCGCATCCATGCGGCACACGCTCGGCATGGTGACCCAGGACGGCCACCTGTTCCACGAGACGATCCTGTCCAACCTGCGCCTCGCGCGGCCGGAGGCCACCGACGACGAGGTGTGGGACGCGGTCCGGCGGGCGCGGCTCGAGCCGCTCATCCGCTCGCTGCCTGACCAGCTCGACACCATGGTGGGGGAGCGCGGCTACCGGCTCTCCGGCGGCGAGCGCCAGCGCATGACCATCGCGCGGCTCCTGCTCGCCCAGCCGCGCGTCGTCATCCTCGACGAGGCGACGGCGGCGCTCGACTCGACGTCGGAGGCGGCCGTGCAGGCGGCGCTCAGCGAGGCGCTCGAGGGGCGGACGGCGCTGGTCATCGCGCACCGCCTCTCCACCATCCGCGACGCGGACCTGATCCTCGTGGTCGAGGACGGGGCGATCGTCCAGCGCGGCACGCACGAGGAGCTGCTGGCCGCGGGCGGCCGGTACGAGGAGCTGCACCGCACCCAGTTCGCGGTGCAGAAGGCCGTCGCGGCGGATGCGGAGTCGGCGCTCGGCTGA
- a CDS encoding sugar phosphate isomerase/epimerase family protein: MSDSTDTAGSTRPTDKAVHAWSLDGTLGRPRVPGPDGSGPSTAGGRAADALDLLDLPAELARRGYRAVQITHFQLPTRDAGYLAELRASLAASEITLDAFLLDDGDLTHPTDADRHERWISDLLDDAETLGAHHARVVAGRSAPTPELLASSARRLSRLAADHPGVAVVTENWREPLPDADAVLALLADAVDVRLLIDLGNWTMPDKHEQLARIAPHAVTCHAKAHRDAHGRLDGVDYARSLRVLQDAGYQGALAMVNESTRPDGSDEWDGLEQEHEVVRRVFG, from the coding sequence ATGAGCGATTCGACCGATACCGCCGGGTCCACGCGACCGACCGACAAGGCCGTGCACGCCTGGTCCCTCGACGGGACGCTCGGGCGGCCGCGCGTCCCCGGGCCCGACGGGTCCGGCCCGAGCACGGCAGGCGGCCGAGCAGCGGACGCGCTGGACCTCCTCGACCTGCCCGCCGAGCTCGCCCGGCGCGGCTACCGGGCCGTGCAGATCACCCACTTCCAGCTGCCCACGCGGGACGCCGGCTACCTCGCGGAGCTGCGCGCGTCGCTCGCGGCGTCGGAGATCACGCTCGACGCGTTCCTCCTCGACGACGGCGACCTCACGCACCCCACCGACGCCGACCGGCACGAGCGATGGATCTCCGACCTGCTCGACGACGCCGAGACGCTCGGCGCGCACCACGCCCGCGTCGTCGCGGGCCGGAGCGCACCGACGCCCGAGCTGCTCGCGTCGAGCGCGCGGCGCCTGTCGCGGCTCGCCGCAGATCACCCGGGCGTCGCCGTCGTCACCGAGAACTGGCGCGAGCCGCTGCCCGACGCGGACGCGGTGCTCGCGCTCCTGGCCGACGCCGTCGACGTGCGCCTCCTGATCGACCTCGGCAACTGGACGATGCCCGACAAGCACGAGCAGCTCGCCCGCATCGCGCCGCACGCGGTCACCTGCCACGCGAAGGCCCACCGCGACGCGCACGGCCGGCTCGACGGCGTCGACTACGCCCGCTCCCTCCGCGTGCTGCAGGACGCGGGCTACCAGGGAGCGCTCGCGATGGTCAACGAGTCGACCCGGCCCGACGGATCCGACGAGTGGGACGGCCTCGAGCAGGAGCACGAGGTGGTGCGGCGGGTCTTCGGGTGA
- a CDS encoding ThuA domain-containing protein, translated as MDIVVWNENVHESRGDATVLSHYPDGIHAVVADGLRELLGDDARVSTATLQEDQHGLTEERLAATDVLYWWGHVAHGEVSDEVVARVIRHVHAGMGLVVLHSGHYSKVFTRLMGTTCSLKWRNDGERELVWTIAPQHPIAAGIPHPIVIDRQEMYGEQFDIPRPDEEVFLSTFAGGEVFRSGVAYHRGRGRVFYFSPGDQEYPVYHHPDIRRVLANAARWVAPTDGRADLTADEHPRDWFLAR; from the coding sequence ATGGACATCGTCGTCTGGAACGAGAACGTGCACGAGAGCCGGGGGGACGCGACCGTCCTGTCGCACTACCCGGACGGGATCCACGCCGTGGTCGCCGACGGCCTCCGCGAGCTGCTCGGCGACGACGCGCGCGTGAGCACCGCGACCCTCCAGGAGGATCAGCACGGCCTCACCGAGGAGCGCCTCGCCGCGACCGACGTCCTCTACTGGTGGGGGCACGTCGCGCACGGCGAGGTGTCCGACGAGGTCGTCGCGCGCGTGATCCGCCACGTGCACGCCGGCATGGGCCTCGTCGTGCTGCACTCCGGCCACTACTCCAAGGTCTTCACGCGCCTGATGGGCACGACCTGCTCCCTCAAGTGGCGCAACGACGGCGAGCGCGAGCTGGTCTGGACCATCGCGCCGCAGCACCCGATCGCCGCCGGGATCCCGCATCCGATCGTCATCGACCGGCAGGAGATGTACGGCGAGCAGTTCGACATCCCGCGCCCCGACGAGGAGGTGTTCCTCTCCACCTTCGCGGGCGGCGAGGTCTTCCGCTCCGGTGTCGCGTACCACCGCGGCCGCGGCCGGGTCTTCTACTTCTCGCCCGGCGATCAGGAGTACCCCGTGTACCACCACCCCGACATCCGCCGCGTGCTCGCGAACGCCGCCCGCTGGGTCGCGCCGACGGACGGCCGCGCCGACCTCACGGCCGACGAGCACCCGCGCGACTGGTTCCTCGCCCGAT